A window from Vulpes vulpes isolate BD-2025 chromosome 9, VulVul3, whole genome shotgun sequence encodes these proteins:
- the LOC112911883 gene encoding large ribosomal subunit protein eL8, which yields MPKGKKAKGKKVAPAPAVVKKQEAKKVVNPLFEKRPKNFGIGQDIQPKRDLTRFVKWPRYIRLQRQRAILYKRLKVPPAINQFTQALDRQTATQLLKLAHKYRPETKQEKKQRLLARAEKKAAGKGDVPTKRPPVLRAGVNTVTTLVENKKAQLVVIAHDVDPIELVVFLPALCRKMGVPYCIIKGKARLGRLVHRKTCTTVAFTQVNSEDKGALAKLVEAIRTNYNDRYDEIRRHWGGNVLGLKSVARIAKLEKAKAKELATKLG from the coding sequence ATGCCGAAAGGGAAGAAGGCGAAGGGGAAGAAGGTGGCCCCGGCCCCTGCCGTGGTGAAGAAGCAGGAGGCCAAGAAGGTGGTCAACCCCCTGTTCGAGAAGAGGCCTAAGAACTTCGGCATCGGACAGGACATCCAGCCCAAGAGGGACCTCACCCGCTTTGTCAAGTGGCCGCGCTACATCCGGCTGCAGCGCCAGAGGGCCATCCTGTATAAACGTCTCAAGGTGCCTCCTGCCATTAACCAGTTCACCCAGGCCTTGGACCGCCAAACAGCTACACAACTGCTTAAGCTGGCGCACAAGTACAGACCAGAGACTAAgcaagagaagaagcagaggctgTTGGCCCGGGCCGAGAAGAAAGCTGCGGGCAAAGGGGATGTCCCCACTAAGAGGCCGCCTGTCCTTCGAGCTGGGGTTAACACTGTCACCACCTTGGTGGAAAACAAGAAGGCTCAGCTGGTAGTGATAGCCCATGATGTGGATCCCATTGAGCTGGTTGtcttcctgcctgccctgtgtCGCAAGATGGGGGTTCCTTACTGCATTATCAAGGGGAAGGCCAGGCTGGGGCGTCTGGTCCACAGGAAGACCTGCACCACTGTCGCTTTCACACAGGTTAACTCGGAAGACAAGGGAGCTCTGGCTAAGCTGGTAGAAGCCATCAGGACCAATTACAACGACAGATATGATGAGATCCGCCGCCACTGGGGAGGCAACGTCCTGGGTCTGAAGTCAGTGGCTCGCATCGCcaagctggaaaaagcaaaggcTAAAGAACTGGCCACCAAGCTGGGCTGA